In one Streptobacillus felis genomic region, the following are encoded:
- a CDS encoding J domain-containing protein translates to MRNIFAILFGLLVMAIFSNNRRDGGSGIIIRIIILIFTLVFFLPFIAFIIFLVLVGYLVMKLTGFKINTYTYTDDDFKNYTRYNNYEQSNGYNNYNNTYTNIKSEYEKACEYLGVKTTDSFDVKKKARNTMLKKYHPDFYQDEKEKERATEVTNKINNAWDIIERYEGVK, encoded by the coding sequence ATGAGAAATATATTTGCAATATTATTTGGATTATTAGTTATGGCTATTTTTTCAAATAATAGAAGAGATGGTGGTAGTGGAATTATTATTAGAATAATAATATTGATATTTACATTAGTATTCTTTTTACCCTTTATAGCTTTTATAATATTTTTAGTATTAGTAGGTTATTTGGTAATGAAATTGACTGGTTTTAAAATTAATACATACACGTATACTGATGATGATTTTAAAAATTATACTAGATATAATAATTATGAACAAAGTAATGGATATAATAACTACAATAACACTTACACTAATATTAAGAGTGAATATGAAAAAGCTTGTGAATACTTAGGAGTAAAGACAACAGATTCTTTTGATGTAAAGAAAAAGGCTAGAAATACTATGCTTAAAAAATATCATCCAGATTTTTACCAAGATGAAAAAGAAAAAGAAAGAGCAACAGAAGTTACAAATAAGATTAATAATGCATGGGATATTATAGAGAGATATGAAGGAGTAAAATAA
- a CDS encoding IS30 family transposase produces the protein MTNNNTKIENNKELNYKHLNYVDRVIIEHELKQVNMLNITKFVSNPTTSNKKFFGNVLKRIAKILNKSLKTIKREIKRGTVEQLDYMHNKILIYSKDTSNLRYTNSITNKKISLKIENNEDLIKDIVKLLKQKYSPYAIIVKLSEKYEINFTVQTLYNYINSSFFESYGYKKESNTIIYKSKGIKTHKKAVTKFGGLSIDERTDIINNREELVHWEIDSVVGLREGSGKSIMTLAERKARINIVCLLASKTNENVIKEVKKIIKSNKYLIKSITSDNGAEFSNVKAISDLGVDWYFAHPYCSNERGSNENNNKMVRRFVPKGTSMNHLTKKDVKCIEDFMNNYPRKIFNSLTSLKVYDSLLNLA, from the coding sequence ATGACTAATAATAATACAAAAATAGAAAATAATAAAGAGCTAAATTACAAACATTTAAATTATGTTGATAGAGTAATAATAGAACACGAATTAAAACAAGTTAATATGCTAAATATAACTAAGTTTGTTTCAAATCCAACAACTTCAAACAAAAAATTTTTTGGTAACGTTTTAAAAAGGATAGCTAAAATCTTAAATAAATCTCTAAAAACTATAAAAAGAGAAATAAAAAGAGGTACTGTTGAACAATTAGATTATATGCATAATAAGATTTTAATCTACTCTAAGGATACATCTAACCTTAGGTATACTAATAGTATCACTAATAAGAAAATTTCTCTTAAAATTGAAAATAATGAGGATTTAATTAAAGATATTGTTAAATTATTAAAACAAAAATACTCTCCTTATGCAATTATTGTTAAATTAAGTGAAAAGTATGAGATAAATTTTACTGTTCAAACACTATACAATTACATAAATAGTTCTTTTTTTGAAAGCTATGGTTACAAGAAAGAGAGTAATACTATCATCTATAAAAGCAAAGGTATTAAGACACACAAAAAGGCTGTTACTAAATTTGGAGGATTGAGCATAGATGAAAGAACTGATATAATAAATAATAGGGAGGAATTAGTTCATTGGGAGATAGATAGTGTAGTTGGACTTAGAGAAGGTTCTGGAAAATCAATAATGACTTTAGCTGAGAGAAAGGCAAGAATTAATATTGTTTGTTTACTTGCTTCAAAAACAAATGAAAATGTAATAAAAGAGGTTAAGAAAATAATAAAGAGTAATAAATATTTAATAAAATCAATAACATCTGATAATGGAGCTGAATTTTCTAATGTAAAGGCAATAAGTGATTTGGGTGTTGATTGGTATTTTGCACATCCATATTGCTCTAATGAAAGAGGAAGTAATGAAAACAATAATAAAATGGTAAGAAGATTTGTTCCTAAAGGAACATCTATGAATCATTTAACAAAAAAAGATGTTAAATGCATTGAAGATTTCATGAATAATTATCCAAGAAAAATTTTCAATTCTTTAACATCTCTAAAAGTTTATGATAGTCTGTTAAATCTAGCTTAG
- a CDS encoding TatD family hydrolase, protein MKKMVDTHMHLYSELYNENRDEIIKDIEKNLLFAVNISCDLESTFQSIELSDRYDFMYSTVGYHPCDISKYNEEDFNKMIDFAKNNNKIVAIGEIGLDYYWMNDPKEVQEKYFRLQIEKAIELDMPIVVHTRDALEDTIRIINDYPKLRGILHCFPGTYEMVEHLLDRFYIGIGGTVTFKNNKVTHELVRNLNLDKIVIETDSPYLTPSPFRGKLNNPIYVKYVVEKISELKGLTVEEVINKTNENAMKVYDICIK, encoded by the coding sequence ATGAAAAAAATGGTAGATACACATATGCATCTTTATTCTGAGCTATATAATGAAAATAGAGATGAAATAATAAAGGATATTGAAAAAAACTTATTATTTGCTGTAAATATATCTTGTGATTTAGAAAGTACCTTTCAAAGTATTGAACTATCGGATAGATATGATTTTATGTATTCTACTGTAGGTTATCATCCATGCGATATTTCTAAATATAATGAAGAGGATTTTAATAAGATGATTGATTTTGCTAAAAATAATAATAAAATTGTAGCAATAGGAGAAATAGGACTTGATTATTATTGGATGAATGATCCTAAAGAAGTACAAGAAAAATATTTTAGATTACAAATTGAAAAGGCTATAGAATTAGATATGCCTATTGTTGTACATACAAGAGATGCTTTAGAAGATACTATTAGAATAATTAATGATTATCCAAAACTACGTGGTATTTTACATTGTTTTCCAGGAACTTATGAAATGGTAGAACACTTATTAGATAGATTCTATATAGGTATAGGGGGCACTGTAACTTTTAAAAATAATAAAGTTACTCATGAATTAGTGAGAAATTTAAATTTAGATAAGATTGTTATTGAAACTGATTCACCATATTTAACACCTTCCCCTTTTAGAGGTAAATTAAATAATCCTATATATGTAAAATATGTTGTTGAAAAAATTTCTGAACTAAAAGGTTTAACAGTAGAAGAAGTGATAAATAAAACAAATGAAAATGCAATGAAGGTGTATGATATATGTATAAAATAG
- the acpS gene encoding holo-ACP synthase translates to MYKIGVDIVNVSRIKKAILNNEYFLKKVFSEKEIEYCEKRKNKYESYSARFAAKEAYLKAIGTGIVDINLNKIEIVNLESGKPNLYVNDEMIDGDVSLSHTEDTAIAYVIIKSSI, encoded by the coding sequence ATGTATAAAATAGGTGTAGATATAGTAAATGTGTCTAGGATTAAAAAAGCCATTTTGAACAATGAATATTTCTTAAAAAAAGTTTTTAGTGAAAAAGAAATTGAATATTGTGAGAAAAGAAAAAATAAATATGAGTCATATAGTGCTAGATTTGCTGCTAAGGAAGCCTATTTGAAGGCTATAGGAACTGGTATAGTAGATATTAATCTAAATAAGATAGAAATAGTAAATTTAGAGTCAGGAAAACCAAATTTATATGTTAATGATGAAATGATAGACGGAGATGTATCACTTAGTCATACTGAAGATACAGCAATTGCATATGTAATTATAAAAAGTAGCATTTGA